From Salvia splendens isolate huo1 chromosome 16, SspV2, whole genome shotgun sequence, a single genomic window includes:
- the LOC121772451 gene encoding uncharacterized protein LOC121772451, producing MYVTRPLSQLLKSPETIEALADGPNSGFLVIQDEESVRYSCFGLCKNRSLNQLPFPQDKELIVRYTTSNGESTHSSYDPIFLIPALNHPLSSNRYYAIVPHRKRIGEALTCSREEDKVTCCFCRCVKDVKPRPLDPRNEYQQFHIVPYDAACSSKGQFGAKSVVSDGFPPYFLRRKGWTIHTKTPHTFTLSEARGQDARLRASLPELDSSRVVGKWYTPFVFVKDGSLRDQVKQSMYYEVTLEQRWEQIFKMGNKGINSVVIDATVEKEEVFVGGISRATWTEGGAVDGVIWFRGGGEGVGLRVELVERMKWEEERGGWMGGEERQVKIHKVEELGGGGVNWNEFGCYVLVERFNVRRMDGSVVISCDFKHSHQLKTKCW from the exons ATGTACGTGACAAGGCCTCTCTCCCAGCTGCTAAAATCCCCAGAAACAATAGAAGCATTAGCTGATGGTCCAAACAGTGGCTTCCTAGTAATCCAAGACGAGGAATCTGTGAGATACTCTTGTTTCGGGCTGTGCAAAAATCGCAGCCTCAATCAGCTGCCATTCCCTCAAGACAAGGAGCTCATCGTTAGATACACCACCAGCAACGGCGAATCCACTCATTCATCCTACGATCCAATATTCCTGATTCCTGCTCTCAACCACCCCCTGTCTTCCAATCGCTACTACGCCATCGTTCCCCATCGAAAACGCATAGG AGAAGCATTGACCTGctcgagagaagaagataagGTGACGTGCTGCTTCTGCCGCTGCGTCAAGGACGTGAAGCCGAGGCCGTTGGATCCGCGCAACGAGTACCAGCAGTTCCATATTGTTCCATACGACGCCGCTTGCAGCTCTAAGGGCCAGTTCGGGGCCAAGTCCGTTGTATCGGATGGTTTCCCTCCTTACTTCCTGCGGAGGAAGGGTTGGACCATCCACACCAAGACGCCGCACACCTTCACACTGAGCGAGGCACGGGGCCAGGATGCCAGGCTCCGTGCTAGTCTGCCTGAGTTGGACTCATCCAGAGTGGTTGGGAAATGGTACACTCCGTTCGTGTTTGTCAAGGATGGGTCGTTGAGGGATCAAGTGAAGCAATCCATGTATTATGAGGTTACATTGGAGCAGAGATGGGAGCAGATTTTTAAGATGGGTAATAAGGGGATTAATTCGGTGGTGATCGATGCTACGGTTGAAAAGGAGGAGGTTTTTGTTGGTGGGATCAGCAGAGCTACGTGGACCGAGGGAGGCGCGGTTGATGGGGTGATCTGGTTTAGGGGTGGAGGAGAAGGAGTGGGGTTGAGAGTGGAGTTGGTGGAGAGGATGAAATGGGAGGAGGAGAGAGGAGGTTGGATGGGAGGGGAGGAGAGACAAGTGAAGATTCATAAGGTGGAGGAATTGGGAGGAGGAGGTGTTAATTGGAATGAGTTTGGATGTTATGTTTTGGTGGAAAGGTTCAATGTGAGGAGAATGGATGGGAGTGTGGTCATTTCTTGTGATTTTAAGCATTCTCATCAGTTGAAGACTAAGTGTTGGTGA